In the genome of Fulvivirga maritima, one region contains:
- a CDS encoding SusC/RagA family TonB-linked outer membrane protein, with protein sequence MKIKCYLLISFLVLTQWAFGQSTITGTVVDGETSDPIPGVNVLVEGTSKGTVTDINGTFSLNVESGKTLLFSFIGYETQKIVVGNQTQINISLSQDVETLEEVVVVGYGEQKKKVVTGAISSVSAEDLESLPINNVGQALQGRTAGLTMAAPSGQPGSVATIRVRGITTLNNNDPLWVVDGVIVDNGGIGYLNQSDIESIEVLKDAASQAIYGARAATGVILVTTKSGKKGGIKVNYNGYYGTSAPARKLDLLNAREYATLRNESSLAAGDGIVFENPQELGEGTDWQDQIFNNDARRQNHEVSISGANDVSDFYLSFGYLGQDGIVATDISKYERYNVRLNSTHKIKDWLTVGQNLGYSHEKSVGLGNTNSEYGGPLSSAINLDPTTPVYETDPDRLNSPLYPDDSLKGVMAPNGLYYGISEVVTQEMANPLAFIQTRLGNYNWSDNIVGNAYVELTPIEGLKIRSTIGTKLAFWGSESFTPEFYFNPSNYNARNSFGRSVDRKRDWNLENTISYSKKVGDHDFTVLLGQGAYRDSYNTSVNLYAYDLPINSFDEGSLGWNYLPKDTRGGGGEAVPHKVSSLFARVNYDYKERYMLTAVIRRDGSSNFGKNKRYGYFPSLSLGWNASDEPFWPRNEVVNFLKVRGGYGVVGNDNIGPLNFVSIIGGGRNYAFGNNISQGFSPNALANPDLQWEETTQINVGFEATVLQDFSVTFDWYKKITTGILRTPDIPGYVGTVSNPAVNIGDMENSGVELDLGYSKQIGKLGITVNGNVSYLHNEVTNLGSRNYYDEASFQGSTDPITRIAVGQPISSFYGYKIIGVFQNEAEIASYTNSEGQVIQPDAVPGDFKWADLDDSGSIDTDDRTFLGNSIPNWSYGLTVKLNYQNFDFTVFGQGVSGNQIFQGLRRSDIKAANYQKAALGRWTGEGTSNSYARLTDKDDNYNFGRPSDFYLEDGDYFRIKTVQLGYTLPNSMLSDVGITSARVYLMAENLFTFTKYTGYDPEIGGGVMSIDRGIYPQARSFMVGVSVSF encoded by the coding sequence ATGAAAATAAAATGCTACTTATTGATCAGTTTTTTAGTACTGACACAATGGGCTTTTGGGCAGTCTACCATCACCGGGACAGTGGTGGACGGAGAGACTTCAGATCCAATACCTGGTGTAAATGTGTTAGTAGAAGGTACCTCAAAAGGTACAGTTACCGATATTAACGGAACTTTTTCGCTTAATGTAGAGTCTGGTAAAACCCTGTTATTTTCTTTTATTGGATATGAAACTCAGAAGATAGTAGTAGGAAATCAAACTCAGATAAACATCTCTTTATCACAAGATGTAGAAACGTTGGAAGAGGTAGTAGTTGTAGGTTACGGAGAGCAAAAGAAGAAAGTGGTAACCGGTGCTATTTCCAGCGTTTCGGCTGAAGACCTTGAATCATTACCTATTAATAACGTAGGCCAGGCACTTCAAGGAAGAACGGCTGGTTTAACTATGGCTGCTCCTTCTGGTCAGCCTGGCTCAGTGGCTACCATTAGAGTTAGAGGTATTACTACACTTAATAACAATGATCCGCTGTGGGTAGTAGATGGTGTAATTGTAGATAATGGTGGTATTGGCTACCTGAATCAATCTGACATTGAATCTATTGAAGTGCTGAAAGATGCTGCATCACAAGCTATTTATGGAGCACGAGCCGCTACTGGCGTTATTTTGGTTACCACTAAGTCTGGTAAAAAAGGAGGAATAAAGGTAAATTATAATGGTTATTATGGAACCTCAGCACCAGCAAGAAAACTAGATTTACTTAATGCACGCGAATATGCTACCTTAAGAAATGAATCGTCTTTAGCAGCAGGGGATGGGATTGTCTTTGAAAATCCTCAGGAGTTAGGTGAAGGTACTGACTGGCAAGATCAGATATTTAATAACGACGCCAGAAGACAAAACCATGAAGTAAGTATTAGCGGTGCTAATGATGTATCTGACTTCTATCTTTCGTTTGGGTATCTTGGTCAGGATGGTATAGTAGCCACTGATATTTCAAAATATGAGAGATATAACGTAAGATTAAATTCTACTCATAAAATTAAAGACTGGCTTACTGTAGGTCAGAACTTAGGATACTCTCATGAAAAAAGTGTAGGCCTTGGAAATACTAACAGTGAGTATGGCGGCCCACTTAGTTCGGCTATCAACTTAGATCCTACTACCCCTGTTTACGAAACCGATCCTGATAGATTAAATTCACCCCTTTATCCTGATGATTCTCTTAAAGGAGTAATGGCACCTAATGGGCTGTATTATGGTATTTCTGAAGTGGTAACTCAGGAAATGGCAAATCCACTGGCTTTCATACAAACAAGACTTGGAAACTACAACTGGTCTGATAATATAGTGGGTAATGCTTATGTTGAACTTACACCTATAGAAGGTTTGAAAATTAGATCTACCATAGGTACTAAGCTAGCTTTTTGGGGAAGTGAGAGTTTTACTCCAGAATTCTATTTTAATCCTTCTAATTACAACGCAAGAAATTCTTTTGGAAGGAGTGTAGATCGAAAAAGAGATTGGAATTTAGAAAATACTATATCCTATTCTAAGAAAGTAGGGGATCATGATTTTACGGTATTATTAGGTCAAGGAGCTTATAGAGATAGTTATAATACCTCTGTAAACTTATATGCTTATGATTTACCTATTAATAGTTTTGATGAGGGTTCTTTAGGATGGAATTATTTGCCTAAAGACACTCGGGGAGGTGGAGGAGAAGCTGTTCCTCATAAAGTAAGTTCATTATTTGCCCGTGTTAATTATGACTATAAAGAGAGGTACATGCTTACGGCTGTTATTAGGAGAGATGGATCTAGTAATTTTGGTAAAAACAAAAGATATGGCTATTTCCCTTCATTGTCTTTAGGCTGGAATGCTTCTGATGAGCCATTTTGGCCAAGAAATGAAGTCGTTAATTTCCTTAAAGTAAGAGGAGGTTATGGCGTAGTTGGTAATGATAATATTGGACCATTAAATTTTGTGTCGATTATTGGAGGGGGTAGAAATTATGCTTTTGGTAATAATATTTCCCAAGGTTTTAGTCCTAATGCTCTAGCAAACCCTGACTTGCAATGGGAAGAAACTACACAAATAAATGTTGGATTTGAGGCAACCGTACTGCAAGATTTCAGTGTTACTTTTGATTGGTACAAGAAAATAACAACAGGTATTTTAAGAACCCCGGACATCCCAGGCTATGTAGGTACTGTGAGTAATCCTGCTGTGAATATTGGCGATATGGAGAATAGCGGTGTCGAGTTAGACTTAGGTTATTCCAAACAAATAGGAAAATTAGGTATTACTGTTAATGGAAACGTTTCTTACCTCCATAATGAGGTGACTAACTTAGGATCACGCAATTACTATGATGAGGCTTCTTTCCAAGGTAGTACAGATCCTATTACAAGGATTGCTGTTGGCCAACCAATTAGTTCATTTTATGGATACAAAATAATTGGTGTTTTCCAAAATGAAGCGGAGATAGCTAGTTATACTAACTCCGAAGGTCAGGTAATTCAGCCAGATGCTGTTCCTGGAGATTTTAAATGGGCTGATTTGGATGATAGTGGTTCTATTGATACAGATGACAGAACATTTTTAGGTAATTCAATTCCAAACTGGTCTTATGGGTTAACTGTGAAGTTGAATTATCAAAACTTTGATTTCACTGTATTTGGTCAAGGTGTTTCCGGAAATCAGATTTTTCAGGGTTTAAGACGGTCAGATATTAAGGCTGCAAATTATCAAAAAGCCGCTTTGGGCAGATGGACAGGAGAAGGTACTTCTAACAGTTATGCCAGGTTAACTGATAAAGATGATAATTATAATTTCGGGAGACCTTCTGATTTTTACCTGGAAGATGGAGATTACTTCCGCATTAAGACTGTTCAGCTGGGCTATACACTCCCTAACAGTATGTTGTCAGATGTGGGTATTACCAGTGCTAGAGTTTATTTGATGGCTGAAAACTTATTCACTTTCACTAAGTACACTGGTTATGATCCTGAAATAGGTGGAGGTGTAATGAGTATTGACCGTGGAATTTACCCTCAGGCAAGATCTTTCATGGTAGGTGTGAGTGTGTCTTTTTAA
- a CDS encoding helix-turn-helix and ligand-binding sensor domain-containing protein, whose product MLSTTLKYRIALLFILLVLIFSPTEAQELASEIAGKPGIVHYTQKEFKADQQFWAVCEDNNGILYFGNNDGAIIFDGETWHKVSIPNNSSIRCLAADSLGNVYAGAFNEFGLIKKDETGNYYYQSLFDTLKFNDSKIENLWEVHILKSTVIFRSFGKLIAISGNKVTQLPSRSYFVKSFVVNNNYYVHDLNEGIFRLNLENMQLQQCLTFAQIKQEELIALLPITNSEEVLGISKTGKVFNLDLTKGTSTFSHQIFDKGTNQVESAIVGKDGFYYLATLSEGILKMDQKGLILNKSDYLPTLQDRSVINLYQTRQGNLWALLNRGLDYITFNSPISAIFEGANIYDVIINNSEMYLATNQGIFYSDSINIKKPIFTQIPGTEGQAWSIDKRSGDILASHDKGIFILNHGNATKVGEETGIWKTIATQENENLFLAATYNGLLVIEKKNGHWTYKNRIKGFDESTRDILETETPGTYWVCHGFKGVFKIKMDPGYTRVTSVEHFTTQNGFTYPYSINVTKWQDQIVFTTDEGIFTYNQNNNQFEPYQPLNSILDSTYNTRTLIEHEDKTWFIQDDEAGYFVTKSPDQFEKGYFLKFKGDFNRGMECILPISQDQVMLGTKRGLYLFDLTYKDRAQEAHTMITSAQYYKGETQKSLTLNGDSRVVLPNGTNTLRFDFAVPQMQNDADIQYSYKLEEVDKKWSDWDLASYKEYAHLMPGKYTFKVKSRSLIGTRGDVASISFEILPLWYQTIWAAIAYFLIAAGLAAFIIQWVKKKIAKENAKTRAEEQQAKKLLELEVDQLKLKAEKDKINRDKVILQENIIHKSKELANYTMLLVKKKEIFSEIQEDIKTLRSQVKTEGSRKKLQSMYAKLNDHVIGVEYMNVFESNFEKVHHDFFANLKAKYPDLTQRELRLCAFIKMNLTNKEISPLLNISVRGVETARYRIRKKLHLEHDSNFTEFLESVAVS is encoded by the coding sequence ATGTTATCAACTACTTTAAAATATAGGATCGCACTACTCTTCATCTTATTAGTGCTCATTTTTTCACCTACAGAAGCTCAAGAGCTTGCGAGTGAAATTGCCGGTAAGCCGGGCATAGTGCACTATACTCAAAAAGAGTTCAAGGCAGATCAACAATTCTGGGCCGTATGTGAAGACAATAATGGCATTCTTTATTTTGGTAATAATGATGGAGCCATCATATTTGATGGAGAAACCTGGCATAAGGTGAGCATTCCCAATAATTCATCAATCAGGTGCCTTGCTGCAGATTCTCTTGGTAATGTTTATGCAGGTGCTTTTAATGAATTCGGGCTGATCAAGAAAGATGAAACGGGAAACTACTATTACCAATCACTCTTTGACACTTTAAAATTTAATGACAGTAAAATAGAAAACCTTTGGGAGGTCCATATTTTAAAATCTACCGTCATTTTCAGAAGCTTTGGTAAACTGATAGCCATTTCAGGCAATAAGGTTACTCAATTGCCCTCCAGAAGCTATTTTGTTAAATCCTTCGTAGTAAACAACAATTATTATGTGCATGACCTGAACGAAGGTATTTTCAGGCTGAACCTTGAAAACATGCAGCTTCAGCAGTGCCTCACTTTTGCACAGATAAAACAAGAAGAGCTCATTGCTCTGCTCCCCATTACTAATAGCGAAGAAGTACTTGGGATAAGTAAAACCGGTAAAGTATTCAATTTAGATTTAACAAAAGGCACTTCTACATTCAGTCATCAAATCTTCGATAAGGGGACCAATCAAGTGGAATCGGCCATAGTAGGTAAAGATGGCTTTTATTATCTGGCCACCTTGAGTGAAGGTATCCTTAAAATGGATCAAAAAGGCCTTATATTAAATAAATCCGATTACTTACCTACCTTACAAGACAGGAGTGTGATTAACCTGTATCAGACTCGGCAAGGTAACTTATGGGCCTTACTCAACCGTGGGCTGGATTACATCACTTTCAACTCTCCCATCTCAGCCATTTTTGAAGGGGCTAATATTTATGATGTCATCATCAATAATAGTGAAATGTATCTGGCTACCAATCAGGGAATTTTTTATTCGGACTCTATCAATATTAAAAAGCCCATTTTCACACAAATACCAGGCACTGAAGGACAGGCTTGGTCAATAGATAAACGTAGCGGAGACATACTGGCAAGTCATGACAAGGGCATTTTTATACTTAACCATGGCAATGCCACCAAAGTGGGAGAAGAAACAGGCATATGGAAAACCATTGCCACCCAGGAGAACGAAAACCTATTTCTTGCCGCCACTTATAATGGCCTTTTAGTTATAGAAAAAAAGAATGGCCATTGGACCTATAAAAATAGAATTAAAGGTTTTGACGAATCAACAAGGGATATTTTAGAAACCGAAACTCCCGGCACCTACTGGGTTTGCCATGGTTTTAAAGGGGTGTTTAAGATAAAAATGGATCCAGGCTACACCAGAGTTACCTCCGTAGAGCATTTTACTACTCAAAATGGTTTTACCTATCCTTACAGCATTAATGTAACTAAATGGCAAGACCAGATTGTATTTACCACCGACGAAGGTATTTTCACATACAACCAAAATAACAATCAGTTTGAGCCCTACCAGCCGCTTAATTCCATACTTGATTCTACCTACAATACCCGCACACTCATAGAGCATGAAGATAAGACCTGGTTCATTCAAGATGATGAAGCGGGCTATTTTGTTACCAAATCTCCTGATCAATTTGAAAAGGGCTACTTCCTGAAATTTAAAGGTGACTTTAACCGTGGCATGGAGTGCATCTTGCCCATTAGTCAGGATCAGGTAATGCTAGGTACCAAAAGAGGCCTTTATCTCTTTGACCTTACTTATAAAGACCGCGCTCAGGAAGCACATACTATGATTACCAGCGCACAGTATTATAAAGGAGAAACTCAGAAAAGCCTGACTTTAAATGGCGACAGCAGAGTGGTTTTACCGAACGGGACTAATACGCTGCGTTTTGACTTTGCTGTACCCCAAATGCAAAATGATGCTGATATTCAATACTCCTACAAACTAGAAGAAGTAGATAAAAAATGGTCTGACTGGGATCTGGCTTCCTATAAAGAATACGCTCACCTTATGCCCGGCAAGTACACCTTCAAGGTGAAAAGCAGGAGCCTGATAGGTACTAGAGGAGATGTTGCTTCTATTTCTTTTGAAATATTGCCTCTATGGTACCAGACTATTTGGGCTGCCATTGCCTACTTTTTAATAGCTGCAGGGCTGGCAGCATTTATAATCCAATGGGTTAAAAAGAAAATAGCTAAGGAAAATGCTAAAACAAGGGCTGAAGAACAGCAAGCTAAAAAGCTACTTGAGTTAGAAGTAGATCAGCTTAAGTTAAAAGCCGAAAAGGATAAAATAAACCGTGATAAGGTAATTCTACAGGAAAATATAATTCATAAAAGTAAGGAGTTGGCTAATTACACCATGCTACTGGTAAAGAAAAAGGAAATTTTCTCTGAGATACAGGAGGATATAAAAACACTTCGCAGCCAGGTTAAAACCGAAGGATCACGAAAAAAACTTCAGAGTATGTATGCCAAGCTTAACGACCATGTTATAGGTGTGGAATACATGAACGTTTTTGAATCCAATTTCGAAAAAGTACACCACGACTTTTTTGCTAACCTAAAAGCCAAATACCCTGATCTTACTCAACGAGAACTTCGTTTATGTGCTTTTATTAAAATGAATCTTACTAATAAGGAAATATCTCCTTTACTCAATATTTCCGTTCGCGGAGTAGAGACGGCTCGCTACAGAATTAGGAAAAAGCTGCATTTGGAGCACGACTCTAACTTCACTGAATTTCTTGAGAGCGTTGCTGTAAGCTAA
- a CDS encoding RagB/SusD family nutrient uptake outer membrane protein, which produces MTKNRYIKLSLLVAAMFVSGSCSDDFLDVDPVASKLEINYYQNQEEAYAALVAAYDPVGWIGSNYVSKLFATNVASDDFNAGGGSSSDQPDIQAMSNYSLNEARGPQGELWNKGYSGIFRANILMEKLPGIPGMSESLKTRYNAEAKFLRAFYYFDLIRFFYKIPLMTETILPEDVLTVEQVEREQVYEQIETDLLDAIPHLPATVNVSNEGGRATEGAARALLGKLYLEMERFSDAAAQFEKVNGTPGGTSQYGYSLLDNFADLFKVGNEFNSESIFEVAHSSESNTGWDCIPCTEGNVLNHIAAPRSYTVTDSLSTSIPRYVSGYGFCVPTQGLADAFNLGGGNYDPRYSATLTNLDSLQEIGAISYGESYQNSGYVLRKFAGTQQNVSTGSGAVELNFPQNTYEIRLADTYLLEAEALVRGGVGQERAQSLLDAVRERVGLESVPVNMDNILRERRLELAGEGQRWFDLMRNGRVTQGLTEKGFTPGKNERLPIPLRELTDTMLEQDPNY; this is translated from the coding sequence ATGACTAAAAATAGATATATAAAATTAAGCTTATTAGTAGCTGCCATGTTTGTGTCAGGCTCTTGCTCTGATGATTTTCTAGATGTGGATCCGGTAGCCAGTAAGTTAGAGATAAATTATTATCAAAATCAGGAAGAGGCTTATGCTGCCTTGGTGGCTGCATATGATCCAGTGGGGTGGATAGGTAGTAATTATGTTTCTAAACTTTTCGCCACCAATGTAGCGTCTGATGATTTTAATGCCGGTGGAGGTAGCTCTAGTGATCAGCCAGATATTCAAGCCATGTCAAATTATTCCTTAAATGAAGCTAGAGGTCCTCAGGGAGAGCTTTGGAATAAAGGGTACTCTGGAATTTTCAGAGCTAATATACTTATGGAAAAGCTGCCGGGGATACCAGGTATGAGTGAGAGCTTAAAGACCAGATATAATGCTGAAGCTAAATTTTTAAGAGCATTTTATTACTTCGACCTTATAAGGTTCTTTTATAAAATTCCTTTAATGACAGAAACGATTCTGCCAGAGGATGTATTGACTGTAGAGCAGGTAGAAAGAGAACAGGTTTATGAACAAATAGAAACAGATTTGCTGGATGCTATTCCTCATCTTCCAGCAACTGTAAACGTAAGCAATGAAGGAGGTAGAGCTACAGAAGGAGCAGCTCGTGCACTGCTGGGTAAATTGTATTTGGAAATGGAAAGATTTTCAGATGCTGCTGCTCAATTTGAAAAAGTGAATGGAACCCCGGGAGGTACTAGTCAATATGGTTATAGTTTATTAGATAATTTTGCCGATTTATTTAAAGTAGGAAATGAGTTTAACTCTGAATCTATTTTTGAAGTAGCCCACAGTAGTGAATCAAATACAGGATGGGATTGTATCCCTTGTACTGAAGGTAATGTGTTAAATCATATTGCGGCACCTAGAAGCTACACTGTTACTGATAGCTTATCAACTTCTATTCCGCGCTATGTTTCTGGTTACGGATTTTGTGTGCCTACTCAAGGTTTGGCAGATGCCTTCAATTTAGGTGGAGGTAACTATGATCCTAGATATTCGGCTACTCTAACCAATTTGGACAGCCTGCAAGAAATTGGGGCTATATCTTATGGCGAAAGTTATCAAAACAGTGGTTATGTACTAAGAAAATTTGCAGGTACTCAGCAGAATGTTTCTACAGGTTCAGGAGCTGTGGAGCTTAATTTCCCTCAAAACACTTATGAAATCAGGTTGGCAGATACTTACCTGTTAGAAGCTGAAGCACTTGTGAGAGGCGGAGTCGGTCAGGAACGTGCTCAGTCTTTATTAGATGCGGTAAGAGAGAGAGTAGGCTTAGAATCAGTGCCAGTAAATATGGATAATATCTTAAGAGAGAGAAGGCTGGAGTTAGCTGGTGAAGGTCAGCGTTGGTTTGACCTGATGCGTAACGGTAGAGTCACTCAAGGGTTAACTGAAAAAGGCTTTACACCAGGTAAAAATGAGAGGCTTCCTATTCCATTGAGAGAGCTTACTGATACCATGCTAGAGCAAGATCCTAACTACTAA
- a CDS encoding cellulase family glycosylhydrolase translates to MKKQIILCCSILLITFFYDAKSQGFLQAHQGRIIDSNSGEEVLWRGMGLGGWMLQEGYMLETGGPQFQIQRRITELIGEDKKNEFYDAWLANHMQEIDVDSLSSWGFNMIRLPMHYNLFTPPIEEETNEEITWLNKGFELTDNLLQWCKTHNVYLILDLHATPGGQGENADINDYDPTKPSLWESEANKAKMVALWRKLAERYADEPMIAAYDIINEPNWGFQDHAGDPNGCSESENTELWDLQKEVTEAIREVDQNHIVIIEGNCWGNNYAGLPELWDDNMVVSYHKYWNANDVGAIQGMLDMRNDRNVPIWLGETGENSNTWFTNAVQLFEENDMGWSWWPLKKTGGNNPLQIHKGEGYQQVIDYWNGAAEAPSETEAYEGLMQFAENTKLENCEYRKDVVDALIRQPHTNETKPFKSHDLTVGDNLLIYAVDYDLGKNGYAYYDVDASNTSGTSGGASWNSGGQYRNAGVDIEGCSDELTNGYNVGWTMPEEWLQYTINVEEEGSYHVSFRVASPSGLGKVKLYANDVKVSETITMPNTGDYQAWSTITVEGIHLNQGEQKLKLLVEEGDFNFNYIEIEGPFDVTEQPKILEKKAINQKKE, encoded by the coding sequence ATGAAAAAGCAGATTATACTATGTTGTTCTATACTTTTAATTACCTTTTTTTATGATGCAAAGTCCCAGGGCTTTTTACAGGCACACCAAGGGCGCATTATAGACAGTAACAGCGGAGAAGAGGTCTTGTGGAGAGGAATGGGGCTAGGCGGCTGGATGCTGCAAGAAGGGTATATGCTAGAGACTGGCGGACCTCAATTTCAGATTCAAAGAAGGATCACTGAGCTTATTGGCGAGGATAAAAAGAATGAGTTTTATGATGCCTGGCTCGCGAATCATATGCAGGAGATAGATGTGGATTCTCTGAGCTCCTGGGGTTTTAATATGATAAGGCTACCTATGCATTATAATCTCTTCACTCCACCTATTGAAGAGGAAACCAATGAAGAGATTACCTGGCTGAACAAAGGCTTCGAGTTAACAGATAACCTGCTTCAGTGGTGTAAAACCCATAATGTATACCTTATTTTAGACCTGCATGCCACCCCTGGCGGACAGGGAGAAAATGCCGATATCAATGATTATGATCCCACCAAACCATCGTTATGGGAAAGTGAGGCTAACAAGGCTAAAATGGTAGCTCTATGGAGAAAGCTTGCCGAAAGGTATGCGGATGAACCTATGATAGCTGCTTATGACATTATTAATGAACCTAATTGGGGCTTTCAGGATCATGCCGGAGATCCCAACGGATGTTCTGAGTCAGAAAATACGGAACTCTGGGATTTGCAAAAAGAAGTTACAGAGGCCATAAGAGAGGTAGATCAGAATCATATTGTAATTATAGAAGGAAACTGCTGGGGAAATAACTACGCAGGCTTGCCAGAACTCTGGGATGATAATATGGTGGTTAGCTACCATAAATACTGGAATGCCAATGACGTAGGAGCTATCCAAGGCATGCTAGATATGCGAAATGACCGTAATGTGCCTATTTGGTTAGGTGAGACAGGTGAAAATTCTAATACCTGGTTTACTAACGCTGTCCAGCTTTTTGAAGAGAATGATATGGGATGGTCCTGGTGGCCGTTGAAGAAAACTGGTGGAAATAATCCTTTGCAAATTCATAAAGGAGAAGGCTATCAGCAGGTAATTGACTATTGGAATGGAGCCGCCGAAGCACCTTCAGAAACAGAGGCTTATGAAGGGCTAATGCAGTTTGCTGAAAATACAAAGCTGGAAAATTGTGAATACAGAAAAGATGTGGTGGATGCGCTAATCAGGCAACCTCACACTAATGAGACAAAACCTTTCAAGTCACATGACCTGACAGTGGGCGATAACCTATTGATCTACGCTGTAGATTATGATCTTGGTAAAAACGGTTATGCTTATTATGATGTTGATGCTTCCAATACTTCAGGAACTTCAGGTGGAGCCAGCTGGAATAGCGGCGGGCAATACAGAAATGCTGGAGTAGATATAGAAGGCTGTTCAGATGAGCTGACTAATGGTTATAACGTCGGTTGGACAATGCCGGAAGAGTGGTTACAATATACAATCAATGTGGAAGAGGAAGGCAGCTATCATGTATCGTTCAGAGTGGCGTCTCCCTCAGGTTTGGGCAAAGTGAAGCTATATGCTAATGATGTGAAAGTATCTGAAACTATCACTATGCCTAACACGGGAGATTACCAGGCGTGGAGCACTATCACAGTAGAAGGTATTC
- a CDS encoding response regulator: MNSKCADIVMLIDDNEIDVFINQKVIEFDQFSEKVITCFSAREALDYLSNTESNQMPDIIFLDLNMPVIDGFEFLEAYATFPEEVRKHITIIVLTSSDNDFDKERISANSDVLLFQSKPITEEKLNKIRKLLK, translated from the coding sequence ATGAATAGTAAATGTGCGGATATTGTCATGTTGATAGATGACAATGAAATAGATGTTTTTATTAATCAGAAAGTGATAGAGTTTGATCAATTTTCTGAGAAGGTAATTACCTGTTTTTCAGCCAGGGAAGCACTAGACTATTTATCAAACACAGAATCTAACCAGATGCCGGATATCATATTTCTGGATTTAAACATGCCGGTGATTGATGGCTTTGAGTTTTTGGAAGCATATGCCACATTTCCTGAGGAAGTAAGGAAACACATCACCATAATTGTACTCACCAGCTCAGATAATGACTTTGACAAAGAACGCATAAGTGCTAATTCTGATGTGCTTTTATTCCAATCAAAGCCGATTACGGAAGAAAAGTTAAATAAAATCAGAAAACTTCTGAAATAA